The Toxotes jaculatrix isolate fToxJac2 chromosome 21, fToxJac2.pri, whole genome shotgun sequence genome includes a region encoding these proteins:
- the grb7 gene encoding growth factor receptor-bound protein 7 has translation MMEVAGPWTEVFESSERKEKSGGAETLLGSSTLTLAPLVSDSPSVRRSQPIFITTNRAKDVESFSSSVPSIPNPFPELCSPSKSPVLINSLPPPSGDKYVIKVYGEDSHSRSLCVCPGATAREVCHMLVQTAHCSDQENWALLELHPTLGLERCLEDHEVVLEVQATWSLKGDTRLVFCKNYAKYEFFRKPVLFFPESMISDSADVSKGMKSSELIQNLLRSGTCPEIQGFLHLKEPSRKTWKKVYFFLRRSGLYCSTKGSSKEPRHLQYVADLEDLNVYTVVNSRKLYGAPADFTFCIKPSRNPVRVQDLKFLCAENEQTRTCWTSAFRLFKYGKQLQCNYQLSKSAPRSLEGSNLTDNKSKSEASLVAMDFSGKAGGRVIQNPTEAQNAEKEEGQAWRRREALRCSLPNLSSAARPSSIHKTQPWFHGGVSRKEAQRLIEKQGLVDGMFLIRESQQHAQCFVLSLCYQLKTKHYLVIPCEDGGRKYLTMDDGLTLFIDLLQLVEFHQINKGILPVCLKHPCVCVAL, from the exons ATGATGGAGGTGGCAGGTCCCTGGACAGAAGTGTTTGAGAGCtcggagaggaaggagaagtcTGGAGGAGCAGAGACGTTGCTGGGCAGCTCCACTCTGACTCTGGCTCCTCTGGTCTCCGATTCTCCCTCCGTCCGTCGCTCCCAGCCCATCTTCATCACCACAAACAG GGCGAAGGACGTGGAGTCCTTCTCTTCGTCCGTCCCATCCATACCCAACCCCTTTCCTGAGCTGTGCAGCCCCTCGAAGTCTCCAGTGCTCATTAATTCACTTCCGCCTCCGTCAGGTGACAAATAC GTGATAAAGGTGTATGGGgaggacagccacagcaggtcgctgtgtgtttgtcccGGAGCGACAGCCAGAGAGGTGTGTCACATGCTGGTCCAGACGGCTCACTGCAGCGACCAGGAAAACTGGGCTCTCCTCGAACTCCATCCCACGCTCGGCCTGG AGAGATGCCTGGAGGACCACGAGGTTGTGCTGGAGGTTCAGGCGACCTGGTCTCTCAAGGGCGACACGAGGCTTGTTTTCTGCAAAAACTACGCCAAGTACGAGTTCTTCAGGAAACCAGTG cTCTTCTTCCCAGAGAGCATGATCTCCGACAGCGCAGATGTCAGCAAGGGGATGAAATCATCAGAGCTCATTCAG AACCTGCTGAGGTCTGGGACGTGTCCAGAGATCCAGGGTTTCCTGCACTTAAAAGAACCCAGTCGTAAGACCTGGAAGAAGGTCTACTTCTTCCTCCGACGCTCTGGACTCTACTGCTCCACCAAGGGCTCCTCCAAG GAGCCTCGGCACCTGCAGTATGTGGCTGATCTGGAAGATTTGAACGTGTACACTGTGGTGAACAGCCGTAAGCTGTACGGAGCACCTGCAGACTTCACCTTCTGTATCAAG CCTTCCAGAAACCCCGTCCGTGTTCAGGACCTGAAGTTCCTGTGTGCTGAGAACGAGCAAACACGAACTTGCTGGACGTCTGCTTTCAGATtgttcaag TACGGGAAGCAGCTTCAGTGTAACTACCAGTTGTCCAAGTCGGCTCCACGAAGCCTCGAAGGAAGCAACCTCACAGATAACAAA tcaAAGTCAGAGGCCAGCCTGGTGGCCATGGACTTCTCAGGGAAGGCCGGAGGACGGGTCATCCAGAACCCGACAGAGGCCCAGAAcgcagagaaggaggagggtcAAGCTTGGAGG aggagagaagcCCTGAGGTGCAGCCTGCCCAACCTCAGCTCTGCTGCGAGACCTTCCT CCATCCATAAGACCCAGCCGTGGTTTCACGGTGGTGTGTCCAGGAAAGAAGCTCAGAGACTGATAGAGAAGCAGGGGCTGGTGGACGG gATGTTCCTGATACGTGAGAGTCAGCAGCACGCACAGTGCTTCGTCCTGTCGCTGTGTTACCAGCTGAAGACCAAACACTACCTGGTGATCCCC tgtgagGACGGAGGCAGGAAGTATCTCACCATGGACGACGGTCTGACCCTCTTCATagatctgctgcagctggtcGAGTTCCACCAAATCAACAAGGGCATCCTGCCCGTCTGCCTCAAACACCCGTGTGTGTGCGTCGCTCTGTAA